DNA from Leptospira harrisiae:
TTATTAGTCATGTCTTTTTTGTTAGGTGATAAAATCTTTGGGGGAAAAACCTAGTGTTGGAATTTAAAAATGTGTTTAAGTCATTTCATAATGAATCGGAAACGATTGATGTGTTGAAAAATATTTCATTTCGCATTGAAACGGGTGAATTTGTAGCGATTATAGGCCCATCTGGCTCAGGCAAATCAACACTACTTGGTGTAGCGGCCGGTCTAGATAAACCTGATATTGGGGTTGTAGCACTGGATGGAACCGATTTAACAAAGGAAAATGAATCTAATTTAGCTGATTTACGTGCAGATAGGATAGGTTTTATCTTTCAAAACTTCCAATTACTCCCTGGACTCAATGCCATTGAGAATGTAGGGATTCCATTGTACTTAAAATCATCTCTATCAGAAGCTGAAATTTTAAAAAAATCTGAAAAAATTTTAGAATCTGTGTCTATGTCTCACAGAGCCACTCACTTCCCAAAACAGTTGTCAGGTGGTGAAGAGCAAAGAATTGCCATTGCGAGAAGTTTTGTGAACGATCCAAAAATCATCTTTGCTGATGAACCAACTGCCAATTTAGATTTTAAAAATAGCAAAACGGTTTTGGATCTTTTGTTGTACAGAAACAAAGAACAAGGCACCACTCTTGTTGTGGTCACTCATGATCCAGATGTGGCAAAACTAGCAGATCGTGTTTTAGAAATGAAAGATGGGGAAATTATTTCGGATTCTAGGAATAAAAAACAATCTACTTCCAGTTCTTCCAAAAACCTGACTGCAAAAAAGACCACCAAACAAAAGAAAACGACTAATGGTTCTAAGCAGGTCAGTCGATGAAGACATCCCTTTTTCGATTTTATCTAAAACGTGAGCTTTTTTCTAGGTTTCGGTATTCACTTCTCATTGTTGTTTCTATTACTCTTGGCGTGGGTTCGGTGATTGGAATCCATTCCTACAAAGACAATACGGCAAATGCAATCAAACGAGAGGCAAAATCGATTATGGGGGCGGATATTGCCCTGCAATCCCCTCAAGAAATCACAAAAACAGCTGAAAAATTGGTCAAAACAAGCCTTCCGGAGGGCTCAGAAACCAGCGCTTCCATCCAGTTTTTATCCATGATTTCTAATGAATCGGGGGAAGAAAACTCGCTTAGTTTTATCAAAGCAGTCGAAACCAACTATCCTTTTTACGGGGAAATGAAGACAGAACCAGAAGATGCTTACCACAATTTAAAACCAAACCAAGTTTTACTCGATAAGTCGCTCGTAGAAAACTTAAAACTAAAAATCGGCAATCGAGTCCGTTTGGGTGATAGTTTACTTGTGTTAGCTGGTATTGTGGTAAAAGAACCAGGAGCTGTGGGATCATTTGTAGGATCGGCTCCAGGATCCATCATTTTAAGAGATACTGCAAACCAAACGGGGCTTGTCCAAAGAGGAAGTCGAATTCGTTATACCATTTATGCGAAATTTCCAGAAACTGTAGACAGTTTGGTTTGGAAGGACAAAGAGTTTGAAGCACTCATCAAAGAAGATTTAACTATTTATCACAATACAGAAGTTAATTCAGGATCCCAACAGTTTATCAAAAACACTTTTGATTATATGGCACTTCTCGCTTTAGCAGGATTTTTTTTAGGAGCCATATCTGTTTATACAGCCGTAAGAACTAGGTTACTTGAAAAACGAAACGAAATCGCCATCCTTATGTGTCTTGGTGCCAAACCGAATGTGATTTTACTTTTGGTTTTTGCTGAGATATTCATTTTATCAATCTTCGGAACCACTCTTGGTCTTGTCCTTGGCTATGGGATCCAATCGGTACTACCGGATATCAGTGGTCTGATGTCTGTCGAGGAAGGAATTGTATTTGGATTTTCTTTTTCTTCCATACTTTGGAGTTTGGTGTTGGGAGTGATCCTTCCACTTCTTATCTCCATTCCTCTCGTTTTAGAAACAAGATCTGTCAAACCGCTTGCTGCTTTAAAAGAAGTAGAATCACAAACCAGCGGAAAACTTTCCACATCCAAATGGCAATTTGGATCTTTCCTTTTGATTTACATTTTGTTTACCAGCCTTGCTGTTCTCGAAACAGAAAGTATTTTCAAAGGAATCCTATTTACATTGGTTTTATTAACCTTACCCATTCTAGTGTACGGATTGTACATTTTCCTTGGACTACTTATCGCAAAAGTATCCAAACTAGGATGGTTATCCAAAGAATGGAGCCTTGTGACAAAAAAAGTCACACGTAAATCAGGAGCCCTTCGCCTATCCATCATTGGACTTGGATCAGCACTGTTTATCCTCACCTTATCACTGATTTTACAAGAGAGTTTACTGGAACTAAGCGGTGCTCGTGAGATTGAACGTAGGCCCAATATGTTTCTTCTCGACATCAGGGAAACACAGAAAGAGGACCTGCTAACTGCCATTAAAACTTTTCCAGTGGAAAAACAATATTTGGCTCCCGTGATTGGCGCAAGGCTTTCCAAAGTGAATGGCGAACCCATCAAAAAAGAAGATACGATCAAAAACGCAATGGATCGGAATTGGCGGGCTACTGCAAGAACCCGAGAATACTTTTTATCCTACCGAGATGAGTTGTATGATACAGAAGAAGTGACCAAAGGTTCGTGGTGGGACGAATCGGGACGAAATGAAATCTCCGTGGAAAGGGATTTTGCAGGTTATTTGCAGGCAGGAGTGGGTGATGAACTTACTTTCAATGTCCAAGGGCGTGAAGTTTCTGGAAAAATTTCTAACTTACGTTCGGTGAACTGGGCGGATATGAAACCAAATTTTGTGGTTCTATTTTCCAAGGGAATTTTGGAAAATGCTCCCCGGTTTTATATTGTTTCCTTACTCATTGATTCTGGAGAAAGTCGATACCAATTACAAAAGGTAATCGTGAATCGTTTTCCGAACATTACCGTAATCGACACAGAAAAAACCATCCAAGCCTTTATGGGAATTTTAGAAAAGGTGACACAGATGATGGCTTTGATGACTGCTTTTATCTTAGCAGCTTCTTTTGTTCTCGTATTTACAACGTTATATGCCAGCCAATCCGAAAGGAAAAGGGAATTCGCACTCTTACGAGTGATTGGTGCCAACAGTCGTTTTATGGTAAAACATTTTCTTCGCGAAGCATTGCTTGTTTCTGTGATTTCGTTTTTACTGGGACTTGTTTATTCTGTTGTTTCCAACGAAGTTCTAAACCGTTCCGTTTTGGAACTCAGAAGTGTTTATCCTTATGGACAACTATGTTTAGTGTTTTTAGGAATCTGTTTGGTGACTGTGAGTTTGTATGCTTTAGGACTATTTAGTTTCTTTCGAATGCCAACGAAAACGGTGCTTAAGGAAATTAAATAGAAGGAAATTGGAAAATCAATTTTAATCCAAACAAAAAAGCCCGGGGTTGTAAGCCGGGCTTTCTCATTGAAAGAGATGTTTTCGGGATTATTGTGCTACCGAAATAACCTCATCTCGGTTGATTACGTTAACAATATGTTTGTATTCAGGAGAATCTTTTCCATATTTTAACTCAGTGGCACGTAGTAAGTGAACGTTCTTTTTGTAACGATACTTGAAGAGCATATCATCTGGACCTTTTGTCTTTTTGATCATGTTTTCTTCAAAGCTATAAGCACTTGCAAGATACTTGTGAGCAGGATATTCTTTTTCGTTATCATCGATTTCGATGTAAAGTTCAAGAATTGGGATGGTTTGAGGAAGATTTTGAAGGTCATACTCAGCCATAATCCATGAACGATAAACGTCAGAAAGAAGTCTTTTGAACTCAGGTCTTTCTCTTAAGTCAGGGTTTTTAATTTCATCAAGGTGATTGATCGCCTTAGAGAAGTAATTGAGAGCGTCTTGTTTCGCTTTCATTTTTTCACGGTAAACAACTCGTTCTTCTCTAGATTTACGATCTACTTTTTGCCAGTACCATTTTTCATCTAAGCGTTTTTTCTCAGCTTCTTCTTTGCGGTACTGTTCCACCCAATCTCTATTTTTCATCACAGTGTTAACACCGGATTGGTAGTTGGAAAGAGCCAAACGGAATTGGTTGTTGGCGAAAGTTTTAGAAAGTTGGTGTAACTCTTGGAAAGTTTTGTTATACCCTTTAAAATCAGGATTCTTCCAAAGAGATTCCTGTTCCATAATTTCTTTCTTTCTCTTTTTTTGGTCTTCGGTAAGTTCCGCATCGTCATTCTCAGGAACGAGTTCGCCTTTGAGAAGTTCGTCGACTTGGTCTTTAGCCGCTTGGCTATCTTGAGCGTTCGCAGGCTGAGTTTGTGCGAAAAGCACACTGAAGCCGGACACCAGTTGGAGAATAAGGAGATACTTAATAATCTTCATAGTCGTGTGACCCTTTTGTCTCTTTCAATATTTTGAAGGAATAGGTTTATCTATTTCTTCAATGAAAGTATCGGAATGGCAAGAGTCAATAATAACGATTTAATGAGGAAAAAAACCTAATCATGAACTTTTTCTTCCGATTCTCTTTGATTTAAAGGGACATAAGTCCTGAAACTCCTAAAAAATCTCATTCCTTGACAGCTTAGAGAATTCGAGAAGATTGCTCCTTGGAGATGAATTTATCCGAAATTACTGCCATCCGGGACGGAAATCCACAGTGTAAAACCTGTGGCGGGGTTGGGATTACCTTGGCCGAACATGTTCGCGGCTCTCGTTCTGGTGCCCTTGTCCTTTGCCATTGTATCGGAAGCGACTGTAACACTTGTGAGTCGAAAGGGCAAGCCCCTTATATGACTTTTGATAGAAAGTTAGACAAAATGCTTCCTTGTGTTTGTCACAACGCACGGTTTTCCCTGCGAAATTGGGAGAATCTGGTCGAAAAAGCCAACATTCCTGCAAGGTACCGCTTCCAATTTTTGTCCAATATCGACATTGGTGACACAGCAAACGATCCCGATATGTCCTTTATTATTGCTCACGACTGGGCAAACGAACTCGTTCATAAATTTAAGAACGCAGATTTTTCGCCGCAAGGGTTTTATCTTTGGGGTGGGACTGGGTCAGGAAAAACCTTACTCGCTTGTGTCATTTTGAACGAACTTATTTTTCGTTATGGGATTACATGCAAATACGCTAAAGTGAATAAGGATTTTTTGTCAGCCATTCGCGATACATACCAATCAGATAGCGAAACTCACGGACAAGAACGTTCCATCGAAAGAGAATTTGCGAATGTAGATGTACTTGTGATTGATGACTTTGGTGTACAAAAAGAATCCGAATTCAACAATCGAAAGTTATACGATCTGATTGATAGTCGTTATGAACAAGAAAAACTCACGCTTCTCACATCCAATCATTCACTAGTCGAGTGGAGAGATCGTGGTCAAGGTCGCATTTATTCCAGGCTCATGGAAATGACCAAAGAAATTGAACTCAAATGTCCCGATTATCGCACTAAGTTTGTAAAGAGGTAAGATTATGAAATATTCCAACATTGCCTTTTTGTCTCTGGGTTCCAACATCGGTGACAGACACCATTTTATGGACCAGGCAATTTGGGAAATTTCTACCTTACCTGAAGTGCAAATTTTAAAACAATCGGAGCGGTTGGAAACAGCTCCACTGGAAAATACAAACCAACCTTACTTTCTAAACCAAATTTTAAAAGTGATGGTATCGTCTGCTTTCACTCTCCCTTGTTTACTGGATTCCCTCCAAGCGATTGAAGACAAACTCGGCCGTAAACGTAGGTCTTGGAAGGGCCCAAGAGAAATTGATATTGATATTCTTACATATGAAGCCGTAGTGATGAAAACAGATTTTTTACACCTGCCTCACCATTCGCTTTATTCAAGACCTTTCATCAAACAGCTATTAACCGATATGGGAGAAATTGGAGTGTATGCACTCTTTTTGGAACTAAACCATGAAAAACATTATTCTACAGTATAAAAAAAAATACGATGCGGGAGAACCCATCTCTGTCGTCACTTGTTACGATTATACCTTTGCTACTCTTTTTAATAGAACAGAAGTGGATTGCCTCCTTGTGGGTGATTCACTCGGAATGGTGATCCAAGGAAATCATTCTACACTACCTGTTACTTTAGATGAAATCATCTACCATACAAAAGCTGTGTGTAAGGGAGCTCCCGACAAAACCATTGTTGCCGATTTACCGTTTTTATCTTACCAAACATCTATTGAAGAAGGGATTCGTTCTGCTGGCCGTGTGCTCAAAGAAACCAATGCTTCTTGTGTAAAACTGGAAGGGGATTCTGAATTTATTATCGAACTCACAAAACGAATGACCGAATCAGGAATTCCTGTGTTTGCTCATTTGGGTCTCACTCCGCAATCAGTTCACACTCTTGGTGGTCATCGTGTCCAAGGAAAAACGGAAGCAGCTCGATCCAAAATGGTTCGTAAAGCCAGAGAACTTTCGGAAGCCGGCGCCTTTGCCTTGTTACTCGAAATGGTTCCCGAATCTCTCGGAAAAGAAATCACAGAATCCATTCGGATTCCGACGATTGGGATTGGTGCGGGAAAGTATACTTCGGGCCAAGTGCTTGTGATGCAAGATTTACTCGGACTCAATGAAGACTTTCATCCTAAGTTTTTGAAGAAATTTGGGAATCTTAGCGGGGCGGTAAAGGATGCGGTGAATCTGTACCACCGCGAAGTTTCGAAACGAGAGTATCCATCGGAAGCTCACGCTTTTTTAGATACTTAAACTTTATTTTCTCTTTCTTGCCGCTTCGGCCAATCTCTCGAACATAGGGACGGTTGTTTCCCAAGAAACACAAGCATCTGTAATGGACTGTCCATAAGTCAGAGGTTTGGCATCAATCGATTGGTTTCCCTCTTTCAAATGACTTTCAATCATTACACCTAGGATATGTGTGCTGCCTTTTGCAAATTGTTCTGCTACTGCATCAATCACCGCAGGTTGTTTACGAAAGTCCTTTTGGCTATTTCCATGAGAACAATCGATCATCACTTTGGGTGGAAGGCCTGCTTTTTCAATTTGTGAGCCCACTTCATTGACAGACGCCTCATCAAAGTTAGGTCCTTTGTTTCCTCCACGTAAAATGACGTGAGTGTCTTTGTTTCCAGCAGTTCTAAAGATGGCACTACTACCTTGGTTGGTCACAGAGAGAAAATGATGGCTAGAACTTGCTGAACGAATGGCATCCACTGCAATTTGTACATTTCCATCAGTTCCATTTTTAAAACCGATAGGTGCTGAAAGACCTGATGCTAGTTCCCTGTGGACTTGGCTTTCTGTGGTTCTCGCACCGATGGCACCCCAAGCAACTAAGTCTGCAATGTACTGAGGAGAAATCACATCTAAAAATTCTGTTCCGCAAGGGATTCCCATATTATTGAGGTCTAACAGAAGTTTGCGTGCAAGTTGTAAACCTTTGTTGATATGAAAAGATCCATCTAAATCGGGATCGTTGATAAGTCCCTTCCAACCCACAGTGGTTCTTGGTTTTTCAAAATAAACTCGCATTACAATGAGAAGTTCGTTTTTAAACTCTTCAATTTTTGGTTTGAGTTTGGATGCATATTCCATCACGGCACCAATGTCGTGAACAGA
Protein-coding regions in this window:
- a CDS encoding ABC transporter permease, with the translated sequence MKTSLFRFYLKRELFSRFRYSLLIVVSITLGVGSVIGIHSYKDNTANAIKREAKSIMGADIALQSPQEITKTAEKLVKTSLPEGSETSASIQFLSMISNESGEENSLSFIKAVETNYPFYGEMKTEPEDAYHNLKPNQVLLDKSLVENLKLKIGNRVRLGDSLLVLAGIVVKEPGAVGSFVGSAPGSIILRDTANQTGLVQRGSRIRYTIYAKFPETVDSLVWKDKEFEALIKEDLTIYHNTEVNSGSQQFIKNTFDYMALLALAGFFLGAISVYTAVRTRLLEKRNEIAILMCLGAKPNVILLLVFAEIFILSIFGTTLGLVLGYGIQSVLPDISGLMSVEEGIVFGFSFSSILWSLVLGVILPLLISIPLVLETRSVKPLAALKEVESQTSGKLSTSKWQFGSFLLIYILFTSLAVLETESIFKGILFTLVLLTLPILVYGLYIFLGLLIAKVSKLGWLSKEWSLVTKKVTRKSGALRLSIIGLGSALFILTLSLILQESLLELSGAREIERRPNMFLLDIRETQKEDLLTAIKTFPVEKQYLAPVIGARLSKVNGEPIKKEDTIKNAMDRNWRATARTREYFLSYRDELYDTEEVTKGSWWDESGRNEISVERDFAGYLQAGVGDELTFNVQGREVSGKISNLRSVNWADMKPNFVVLFSKGILENAPRFYIVSLLIDSGESRYQLQKVIVNRFPNITVIDTEKTIQAFMGILEKVTQMMALMTAFILAASFVLVFTTLYASQSERKREFALLRVIGANSRFMVKHFLREALLVSVISFLLGLVYSVVSNEVLNRSVLELRSVYPYGQLCLVFLGICLVTVSLYALGLFSFFRMPTKTVLKEIK
- the panB gene encoding 3-methyl-2-oxobutanoate hydroxymethyltransferase; amino-acid sequence: MKNIILQYKKKYDAGEPISVVTCYDYTFATLFNRTEVDCLLVGDSLGMVIQGNHSTLPVTLDEIIYHTKAVCKGAPDKTIVADLPFLSYQTSIEEGIRSAGRVLKETNASCVKLEGDSEFIIELTKRMTESGIPVFAHLGLTPQSVHTLGGHRVQGKTEAARSKMVRKARELSEAGAFALLLEMVPESLGKEITESIRIPTIGIGAGKYTSGQVLVMQDLLGLNEDFHPKFLKKFGNLSGAVKDAVNLYHREVSKREYPSEAHAFLDT
- the fcpA gene encoding flagellar coiling protein FcpA, yielding MKIIKYLLILQLVSGFSVLFAQTQPANAQDSQAAKDQVDELLKGELVPENDDAELTEDQKKRKKEIMEQESLWKNPDFKGYNKTFQELHQLSKTFANNQFRLALSNYQSGVNTVMKNRDWVEQYRKEEAEKKRLDEKWYWQKVDRKSREERVVYREKMKAKQDALNYFSKAINHLDEIKNPDLRERPEFKRLLSDVYRSWIMAEYDLQNLPQTIPILELYIEIDDNEKEYPAHKYLASAYSFEENMIKKTKGPDDMLFKYRYKKNVHLLRATELKYGKDSPEYKHIVNVINRDEVISVAQ
- the folK gene encoding 2-amino-4-hydroxy-6-hydroxymethyldihydropteridine diphosphokinase; protein product: MKYSNIAFLSLGSNIGDRHHFMDQAIWEISTLPEVQILKQSERLETAPLENTNQPYFLNQILKVMVSSAFTLPCLLDSLQAIEDKLGRKRRSWKGPREIDIDILTYEAVVMKTDFLHLPHHSLYSRPFIKQLLTDMGEIGVYALFLELNHEKHYSTV
- a CDS encoding 3-deoxy-7-phosphoheptulonate synthase, translating into MKPTANLRILEQHNLIPPSVIMEELPLTDQACEVVVRTRSEISDIIHGKDNKRMLVVVGPCSVHDIGAVMEYASKLKPKIEEFKNELLIVMRVYFEKPRTTVGWKGLINDPDLDGSFHINKGLQLARKLLLDLNNMGIPCGTEFLDVISPQYIADLVAWGAIGARTTESQVHRELASGLSAPIGFKNGTDGNVQIAVDAIRSASSSHHFLSVTNQGSSAIFRTAGNKDTHVILRGGNKGPNFDEASVNEVGSQIEKAGLPPKVMIDCSHGNSQKDFRKQPAVIDAVAEQFAKGSTHILGVMIESHLKEGNQSIDAKPLTYGQSITDACVSWETTVPMFERLAEAARKRK
- a CDS encoding ATP-binding protein; translated protein: MNLSEITAIRDGNPQCKTCGGVGITLAEHVRGSRSGALVLCHCIGSDCNTCESKGQAPYMTFDRKLDKMLPCVCHNARFSLRNWENLVEKANIPARYRFQFLSNIDIGDTANDPDMSFIIAHDWANELVHKFKNADFSPQGFYLWGGTGSGKTLLACVILNELIFRYGITCKYAKVNKDFLSAIRDTYQSDSETHGQERSIEREFANVDVLVIDDFGVQKESEFNNRKLYDLIDSRYEQEKLTLLTSNHSLVEWRDRGQGRIYSRLMEMTKEIELKCPDYRTKFVKR
- a CDS encoding ABC transporter ATP-binding protein, whose translation is MLEFKNVFKSFHNESETIDVLKNISFRIETGEFVAIIGPSGSGKSTLLGVAAGLDKPDIGVVALDGTDLTKENESNLADLRADRIGFIFQNFQLLPGLNAIENVGIPLYLKSSLSEAEILKKSEKILESVSMSHRATHFPKQLSGGEEQRIAIARSFVNDPKIIFADEPTANLDFKNSKTVLDLLLYRNKEQGTTLVVVTHDPDVAKLADRVLEMKDGEIISDSRNKKQSTSSSSKNLTAKKTTKQKKTTNGSKQVSR